A DNA window from Parabacteroides johnsonii DSM 18315 contains the following coding sequences:
- a CDS encoding single stranded DNA-binding domain-containing protein has translation MIKCNVTVCGVIGRDASMHTNKEGNAFLSFPLRIVIPGKDGQHETVEVSVSKNGSQEETSGYRNGSRVEVTGVMYLKRRGEKLYFNLSAEHIKPATGNDDSIKGQMSFRGKVGQNIEERKDKKDKPYTMFSAFSTEKVNDGFEYQWVRFFCFGQQREEWLQAGVKVEVKGEMTLSVHNGKPDLSCRVEELSLYVPETDNSNQ, from the coding sequence ATGATTAAATGTAATGTTACGGTATGCGGCGTTATCGGCCGCGACGCTTCCATGCACACGAACAAGGAAGGAAATGCGTTTCTGTCTTTCCCTCTCCGGATTGTCATTCCGGGTAAAGACGGACAACATGAAACTGTCGAAGTCAGTGTCAGCAAGAACGGCAGTCAGGAAGAGACCTCCGGCTACCGAAACGGCTCGCGTGTGGAAGTCACGGGAGTCATGTATCTGAAACGCCGGGGAGAGAAACTCTATTTCAATCTCTCGGCCGAGCATATCAAGCCTGCGACGGGAAACGACGATTCCATCAAAGGACAGATGTCGTTTCGTGGGAAGGTCGGCCAGAACATCGAGGAACGGAAAGACAAAAAAGACAAACCTTATACGATGTTCTCGGCTTTCAGCACGGAGAAAGTAAACGATGGTTTCGAGTATCAATGGGTACGTTTTTTCTGCTTCGGCCAACAACGTGAAGAGTGGCTGCAAGCTGGTGTCAAGGTGGAAGTCAAAGGCGAAATGACGCTATCGGTGCATAACGGAAAGCCGGATCTCTCCTGCCGGGTGGAAGAACTCTCTCTTTATGTTCCGGAGACGGATAATTCCAATCAGTGA
- a CDS encoding PcfJ domain-containing protein produces MKARTKFQHEVVAANERLLPITERQKEWAFRHTLPHFAFRTPSGRTTCLDCGHQWNETKAKHCHCPNCNARLKLIDTLCRKADNRSYFSVITVQDEIQVQRVFRMDVYYRKGKKPQNIVREVVRYWIKENGKTAVTALRRTMGYYMDNFSYWSDLELRNDNGVYQHIADCCVCPNYTVIPKLRRNGLKGSFADIAPQKLMTALLSDSRVETILKNGRKKDLKHFIDNPRDLDFCWPSYKIVLRKKYPITDMGIWVDYLRMLDRCGKDLHNAHYVCPANLHAEHDRYQEKLRMLREQEKRKAQMERAMENEARFREMKSKFFGLEFTDGTIVVRVLDSVIAYYEEGNALHHCVGEREYYLKPDTLVLSARIEDKRVETVELSLETFKVLQSRGACNQNTEYHDRIIKLVNKNVSLIRKRMVA; encoded by the coding sequence ATGAAAGCACGGACAAAATTTCAACATGAGGTAGTAGCCGCCAACGAGCGGTTACTGCCTATCACGGAGCGGCAGAAAGAATGGGCGTTCCGGCATACCCTCCCACACTTTGCCTTTCGGACGCCGAGCGGACGGACGACCTGCCTCGATTGCGGCCACCAGTGGAACGAGACAAAAGCGAAACATTGCCATTGTCCGAATTGCAACGCACGACTGAAACTCATAGACACGCTTTGCCGAAAAGCTGACAACCGGAGTTATTTTTCGGTTATTACAGTACAAGACGAGATACAGGTACAACGTGTATTCAGAATGGACGTATATTATCGCAAAGGGAAAAAACCGCAAAACATAGTGCGTGAGGTCGTAAGATACTGGATAAAGGAAAATGGGAAAACCGCTGTTACGGCATTGAGGCGGACAATGGGATATTATATGGACAATTTTTCCTACTGGTCGGACTTGGAACTGCGAAACGATAATGGGGTTTATCAGCATATCGCCGATTGCTGTGTCTGTCCGAACTACACGGTTATCCCGAAATTAAGACGCAATGGGCTGAAAGGTTCGTTCGCTGACATCGCACCGCAAAAGCTGATGACGGCATTGCTGTCGGACAGCCGTGTCGAAACGATACTCAAAAACGGGCGGAAAAAAGACTTAAAACATTTCATTGACAATCCTCGCGATTTGGATTTCTGTTGGCCGTCCTACAAAATCGTGTTGCGAAAAAAATACCCGATAACGGATATGGGGATATGGGTCGATTATCTGCGTATGCTCGACAGGTGTGGCAAGGATTTGCACAACGCCCACTATGTCTGCCCTGCCAATTTGCACGCCGAACACGACCGGTATCAGGAAAAACTGCGTATGCTGCGCGAGCAGGAGAAGCGCAAGGCGCAAATGGAAAGAGCTATGGAGAATGAAGCACGTTTCCGAGAAATGAAAAGTAAATTCTTCGGACTGGAATTTACGGACGGTACGATAGTCGTGCGTGTGTTGGACAGCGTGATAGCTTATTACGAAGAGGGAAACGCTCTGCATCATTGCGTCGGAGAGCGTGAATATTATCTCAAACCCGACACGTTGGTTTTGTCCGCAAGAATAGAGGACAAACGGGTGGAGACCGTAGAGTTGAGCCTCGAAACATTCAAAGTGTTGCAGTCCAGAGGAGCGTGCAATCAGAATACGGAGTACCACGACCGGATTATCAAGCTCGTGAATAAGAACGTATCTCTTATTCGGAAGCGTATGGTTGCATAA
- a CDS encoding zincin-like metallopeptidase domain-containing protein, with product MAGYRKRTTEGPNSEDKALDLFAEMMIEKIEQIKGDWHKPWFTEGQLQWPRNLSGREYNGMNAFMLLLHCEKEGYKIPRFCTFDCVQQLNKPAKDGEELPRVSVLRGEKSFPVMLTTFTCIHKETKEKIKYDDYKKLSDEDKQQYNVYPKMQVFRVFNVAQTNLREARPELWERLEQENGHLRPENGAQFSFEPVDTMIRDNLWICPIKPRHQDEAYYSISKNEIVVPEKEQFRDGESFYGTLFHEMTHSTGAEGVLDRIKPTAFGSKEYSREELVAELGSALVSQRYGMIKHIKEDSYAYLKGWLDELKESPQFIKTTLLDVKRATSLITQKVDKIAQELEQDVNQEQKNKTSKPEKTFYTSVVYLQLAEDTNQLDELKNKGDYKGVMTLIKEHYDGNCVDELYTQLTPFQHKGDTLLVEDKDFAVVYNGSVGGTYELMLKHTEQEVREHIKRYGINLASDAVKAVAKDMAAEQFSRMAAEKMPVLEMPNGDVLYVGYNRETDSLDVGEATNAGIAVLHSFPYDHETSLDANLQRVNEKLNDMEEYRVELQEAEYGGGMRR from the coding sequence ATGGCTGGTTACAGAAAACGGACGACAGAAGGACCTAACAGCGAAGACAAGGCTCTGGATCTTTTTGCCGAAATGATGATTGAGAAAATCGAGCAAATCAAGGGAGACTGGCATAAACCGTGGTTTACCGAAGGACAGCTGCAATGGCCACGCAACTTGTCAGGGCGGGAATACAACGGCATGAATGCATTCATGCTGCTCCTGCACTGCGAAAAGGAAGGCTACAAGATTCCCCGCTTTTGCACTTTCGACTGCGTACAGCAGCTCAACAAACCGGCAAAGGACGGTGAAGAGCTGCCGAGAGTTTCCGTGCTGCGCGGGGAGAAATCGTTCCCGGTGATGCTCACCACTTTTACTTGTATCCACAAGGAGACGAAAGAGAAAATCAAGTACGACGATTACAAAAAATTGTCGGACGAAGATAAACAGCAATATAACGTCTATCCCAAGATGCAGGTATTCCGAGTGTTCAATGTGGCCCAGACCAATCTGCGGGAAGCACGGCCGGAGCTGTGGGAGCGATTGGAGCAGGAGAACGGACACCTTCGGCCCGAAAATGGAGCGCAGTTCAGTTTCGAGCCTGTCGATACGATGATAAGAGACAACCTCTGGATTTGCCCGATCAAGCCACGACATCAGGACGAGGCGTATTATTCGATTTCGAAAAACGAAATTGTCGTGCCGGAGAAAGAGCAGTTCAGAGACGGGGAATCGTTCTACGGAACGCTTTTCCATGAGATGACTCATTCCACGGGAGCAGAAGGTGTACTCGACCGTATCAAACCCACGGCTTTCGGCTCGAAAGAGTACAGCCGTGAGGAGCTGGTGGCCGAACTCGGTAGCGCACTGGTCTCTCAACGTTACGGTATGATAAAACATATCAAGGAGGATAGCTATGCCTATCTCAAAGGATGGCTCGACGAACTGAAAGAATCGCCACAGTTCATCAAGACGACGCTTTTAGATGTGAAGAGGGCCACTTCGTTGATTACCCAAAAGGTGGATAAGATCGCACAGGAGTTGGAACAAGATGTCAATCAGGAACAAAAAAACAAGACTTCCAAGCCTGAAAAGACTTTCTATACTTCAGTGGTTTATCTCCAGCTCGCCGAGGACACGAATCAACTTGATGAACTCAAAAACAAAGGAGATTACAAAGGGGTGATGACGCTTATCAAAGAGCATTATGATGGGAACTGTGTGGATGAACTATACACCCAGTTGACTCCTTTTCAACACAAAGGGGACACTCTTTTGGTGGAAGACAAGGACTTTGCCGTGGTATATAATGGAAGTGTGGGGGGCACATATGAGTTGATGTTGAAGCATACCGAGCAGGAAGTCCGTGAGCATATCAAGCGTTACGGTATCAACCTTGCCAGTGATGCCGTGAAGGCAGTGGCCAAGGATATGGCGGCAGAACAGTTCAGCCGTATGGCGGCGGAGAAAATGCCGGTGCTGGAAATGCCGAATGGCGATGTGCTGTATGTCGGCTATAACAGAGAAACCGATTCGCTCGATGTCGGAGAGGCGACCAATGCCGGTATCGCCGTGCTGCATAGTTTCCCTTACGATCACGAAACGTCTCTTGACGCTAACCTACAAAGGGTAAATGAAAAGCTAAACGATATGGAAGAGTATCGGGTAGAGTTACAAGAGGCAGAGTACGGTGGCGGAATGCGCCGGTAA
- a CDS encoding M23 family metallopeptidase, translated as MKYTEEMILHSESGYCMPFEAPQGQDVELSLGYGEQKHPQTGEKFFHHGIDFNVRHYMLSAVADGIVSGVGNDSAHGICQTIRYGMYEVTYGHLANVFAQFGQRVRAGQTVAMSGELLHIGVHFKSEELNPLEFLTMLYGNIRALQEAGGHDTDYFPDSEMTLKTDYERDKREIEELMLRFLPHYMEDLQRGAYTLPEHTEQSLRHIFTIGAMKEYFYETMPSMANPLGLGRKAMPLACKVQNLLIADFLNYLALRHEVYLSTMSGEVKKNFMTKP; from the coding sequence ATGAAATATACAGAAGAAATGATCCTGCACTCCGAAAGCGGTTATTGTATGCCGTTCGAAGCTCCGCAGGGACAAGACGTAGAGTTGTCGCTCGGCTATGGCGAGCAGAAACACCCTCAAACGGGTGAAAAGTTTTTTCATCACGGCATTGATTTCAATGTCCGGCATTACATGTTGTCGGCTGTGGCCGACGGTATCGTGTCGGGTGTAGGAAACGACTCCGCACACGGTATTTGCCAGACTATCCGATACGGTATGTACGAAGTGACCTACGGCCATCTGGCCAATGTCTTCGCCCAGTTCGGGCAGCGCGTGCGAGCCGGGCAGACGGTGGCCATGAGCGGGGAACTACTGCATATCGGGGTACACTTCAAAAGTGAGGAACTCAACCCGCTGGAGTTCCTGACGATGCTCTACGGCAATATCCGGGCGTTGCAGGAGGCCGGCGGGCACGATACCGACTATTTCCCCGACTCGGAGATGACGTTGAAAACCGACTATGAACGGGACAAGAGGGAAATAGAAGAACTGATGTTGCGCTTCCTGCCGCACTATATGGAGGATTTGCAGCGGGGTGCATACACGCTTCCCGAACATACGGAACAGTCGCTGCGCCACATTTTCACCATAGGGGCTATGAAAGAGTATTTCTACGAAACCATGCCGAGTATGGCCAACCCGCTCGGATTGGGGCGCAAAGCCATGCCGCTGGCCTGCAAGGTACAGAACCTGCTTATCGCTGATTTTTTGAACTATCTCGCCCTGCGGCATGAGGTGTACCTCTCCACGATGAGCGGCGAGGTAAAAAAAAACTTCATGACGAAGCCGTAG
- a CDS encoding energy transducer TonB — MKKMFVLIGLLLKFGILSAQEQCIKDTLVLLENKIWRAQLPEGKQYSSEMEFRDAIWTHTFLYNGQAKTIETSYKICGDTIKTYDFKRYKILELSDSTLVIQYLPERLTIGVGAVKYINTINSPAKMRENENRLDSIWRKKDIWNKGVAKITGEPIKDLSSIESPRWAIWDYDLTKYYVSQMKYPEELLKKNVAGYSVVMFALDTLGLPRWNTILTTVQKEFDAEVIRLTEELPHCLPCRDKEGKRMECLYTVYVPFLPQHYRDRVKADSIQEEELKQMFVTWESPSRFQEGNPSAVTDYINERLTYNPQLLGNQKQARGIYTISIDSYGEVTEVNAMRSCGIPAWDDQVTDIIKTMPRWTPEVNYHGKGEYRSSVWTVSVVFKKDSLITQHKSFNEVHDYNWLIKTLSKSCKYPVRLQKKNQEGILRVAYEIDINGYIINPTIIYCDNRKLKKATLDAFKAVINLPTVLQARRDTLLFQFKLDTPTTPMHPRADVLIFGYSTCDVPVLMRYENLLIAHTNEKRLEVGVPVCYLNERGDTIIPYGKYRFCQTDTIRNIGFVYENESNAKIVCINVKGRKLFNVFKYDNGADYVREGLFRITDDKGLIGFADTLGNIIIKPQFKFAFPFENGKAKVTFSGESKEVPDSNGEKHYWDSSQWFYINKNGKIINNRRV, encoded by the coding sequence ATGAAAAAAATGTTTGTTCTCATAGGTTTACTCCTAAAATTTGGTATTCTTTCAGCACAAGAACAATGCATAAAAGATACATTAGTTTTGTTGGAAAACAAAATTTGGCGAGCACAGTTGCCCGAAGGAAAACAGTACTCTTCGGAAATGGAATTTCGTGACGCTATTTGGACACACACATTCCTATACAACGGGCAAGCAAAGACAATTGAAACCTCTTACAAGATATGTGGTGATACAATCAAAACGTATGACTTCAAGCGATATAAAATTCTCGAACTTTCCGACAGTACACTGGTTATTCAATATTTGCCAGAAAGACTGACGATAGGTGTTGGAGCGGTAAAGTACATCAATACCATCAATTCACCAGCAAAAATGCGTGAAAATGAAAACCGTTTGGACAGCATTTGGCGCAAAAAAGATATATGGAATAAAGGTGTTGCAAAAATAACCGGAGAACCTATCAAAGACTTATCATCAATAGAATCTCCCCGATGGGCAATATGGGATTACGATTTGACGAAATACTATGTTTCCCAAATGAAATACCCTGAAGAGTTGCTGAAAAAGAATGTAGCCGGATATTCCGTAGTAATGTTTGCTCTTGACACATTAGGACTACCTCGTTGGAATACTATTTTGACAACCGTTCAGAAAGAGTTCGATGCAGAAGTAATCAGATTGACAGAAGAACTTCCCCATTGTTTGCCGTGTCGGGACAAGGAAGGTAAACGGATGGAATGTTTATACACGGTATATGTACCCTTTTTGCCGCAACATTACAGAGATAGAGTAAAAGCGGACAGCATTCAGGAAGAAGAGTTAAAACAAATGTTTGTGACATGGGAATCTCCATCACGTTTCCAAGAGGGCAATCCGTCTGCCGTAACCGATTATATCAACGAACGGCTTACATATAACCCGCAGCTGTTGGGCAATCAAAAGCAAGCCAGAGGAATATATACGATAAGTATTGATTCGTATGGAGAAGTGACGGAAGTCAATGCCATGCGGAGTTGCGGCATTCCTGCATGGGACGATCAGGTGACAGACATCATCAAAACTATGCCACGATGGACTCCGGAAGTCAATTATCATGGGAAGGGAGAATACCGAAGCTCGGTTTGGACTGTTTCTGTTGTATTTAAAAAGGATAGTTTGATAACTCAACATAAGTCTTTCAATGAAGTTCATGATTATAATTGGCTTATAAAAACTTTAAGCAAATCATGTAAATACCCAGTAAGATTACAGAAAAAGAATCAAGAGGGAATACTTCGTGTTGCATACGAGATAGACATTAACGGATATATTATCAATCCTACAATAATTTATTGCGATAATCGGAAGTTAAAGAAGGCTACATTGGATGCTTTCAAAGCTGTTATTAATCTCCCTACCGTATTACAGGCAAGAAGGGATACGCTTCTTTTCCAGTTCAAATTGGATACTCCGACAACTCCTATGCATCCTCGTGCAGATGTTTTAATATTCGGTTATTCAACTTGCGATGTTCCTGTTTTGATGCGATATGAAAATTTACTAATAGCACATACCAACGAAAAACGGTTGGAAGTCGGTGTTCCCGTATGTTACTTGAACGAACGTGGAGATACCATTATCCCGTATGGCAAATATAGGTTCTGTCAAACGGACACGATACGAAACATAGGCTTTGTATATGAAAACGAATCTAATGCAAAAATCGTTTGTATAAACGTGAAAGGACGTAAGTTGTTCAATGTATTCAAATATGATAACGGAGCGGATTATGTCAGAGAGGGGCTTTTTCGTATAACAGATGACAAAGGGCTGATAGGATTTGCGGATACATTGGGCAATATAATCATCAAACCTCAATTCAAATTTGCTTTTCCATTCGAGAATGGCAAAGCGAAAGTTACCTTTTCCGGCGAAAGTAAGGAAGTTCCCGATTCCAATGGAGAAAAACACTATTGGGATAGCTCCCAATGGTTCTATATAAATAAGAACGGTAAAATAATCAATAATAGACGTGTATGA
- a CDS encoding glucosaminidase domain-containing protein, translated as MASKNQEYAELYAEYAMEQMRRYGIPASVTLAQGILESSNGQSELARKENNHFGIKATSEWIAEGGRYGLYSDDKPNEKFCSYDSVGDSYEHHSRFLKENSRYSRCFALSPDDYKGWTHEIERAGYATGGHYADSLQRIIERNGLQAYDRQVMEEMEKQGKKFGVENNPLREAEKTTGYSFPVERKEFLFITSPFGMGQDPANSEKQRMYTGIDIRCNGDAVLATENGGKVVAVNGKSVTVEYGRRDGSKVQCTYMNTGEISVKVGDTVQAGQRLGTTGKSGEHLHFGVRYIHADGTRREVDPAAYLAEIAQKGNIRQQLMHNGNDLLTKYKETESVKENIPLSPDAWMKKLLSSEDSGIGLSGCNDPIVDMAMTAFTSLMLLAVQIDRKEEEEQKAAISEAMDSKRIDLKPLLPGMKTCDLVIGENGRAILRAENGNVQVSRELTAAELSRLSATLNNGSLSEEAKRLRVTGMLNTVILSETASQKFEQGMSEQQGQTENLKR; from the coding sequence ATGGCAAGTAAAAATCAAGAATATGCAGAGCTATATGCCGAGTATGCGATGGAACAGATGCGCCGGTACGGTATTCCGGCCTCGGTAACATTGGCACAAGGCATTCTGGAAAGTAGTAACGGACAAAGCGAACTGGCACGCAAAGAGAACAACCACTTCGGTATCAAGGCTACGTCCGAATGGATTGCAGAGGGTGGCCGCTACGGTTTGTATTCCGATGATAAGCCCAATGAAAAGTTTTGCAGTTACGACAGCGTGGGCGATTCGTATGAACATCACTCTCGTTTCCTGAAAGAGAACAGCCGCTACTCCCGCTGTTTCGCACTTTCGCCCGACGATTACAAGGGTTGGACGCATGAAATTGAGCGTGCAGGGTATGCCACAGGCGGCCATTACGCCGACAGTCTGCAACGTATCATCGAGCGGAACGGGCTGCAAGCATACGACCGTCAGGTAATGGAAGAGATGGAAAAACAAGGGAAGAAATTCGGAGTGGAAAACAATCCGCTTCGGGAGGCTGAAAAGACGACAGGCTATTCGTTCCCGGTGGAACGGAAAGAATTTCTTTTCATTACCTCTCCGTTCGGCATGGGGCAAGATCCGGCGAACTCTGAAAAACAGCGAATGTATACGGGTATCGACATTCGCTGCAATGGCGACGCTGTACTGGCAACGGAAAATGGCGGAAAGGTTGTCGCGGTCAATGGCAAGTCGGTCACGGTGGAGTACGGTCGCAGGGACGGCAGCAAGGTACAGTGTACCTACATGAACACCGGTGAAATCTCTGTCAAGGTCGGCGACACGGTACAGGCTGGCCAACGTCTCGGCACAACGGGCAAAAGCGGAGAACATCTGCACTTCGGGGTCAGGTACATTCATGCGGACGGCACTCGGAGAGAGGTCGATCCGGCAGCCTATTTAGCCGAAATCGCGCAAAAAGGCAACATCAGGCAACAACTGATGCATAACGGAAATGACCTGTTGACCAAATACAAGGAGACGGAAAGCGTTAAGGAAAACATTCCGCTTTCTCCCGACGCATGGATGAAAAAGCTGCTCTCTTCGGAAGACAGCGGCATAGGTCTGTCCGGCTGCAACGATCCCATCGTGGATATGGCGATGACCGCCTTTACCTCTTTGATGCTTCTGGCCGTACAAATCGACCGAAAAGAGGAGGAAGAACAGAAGGCGGCTATATCCGAAGCTATGGACAGCAAAAGAATCGACCTGAAGCCGCTGTTACCGGGCATGAAAACCTGCGACCTCGTTATCGGGGAGAACGGCAGGGCTATCTTGCGGGCAGAAAACGGAAATGTTCAGGTATCGCGCGAACTGACTGCCGCCGAGTTGAGCCGTCTGTCAGCTACGCTGAACAACGGTTCTCTTTCCGAAGAAGCCAAGCGGTTGCGTGTTACCGGTATGTTGAATACCGTCATTCTCTCGGAGACTGCCTCGCAGAAATTCGAGCAAGGAATGTCCGAGCAGCAGGGACAAACGGAGAACCTAAAAAGATAA
- a CDS encoding MutS N-terminal domain-containing protein, with the protein MKEKSTIEKNAEERQIVLLSTALSEASNAGGHWLNASGKGYPRLYPNGVSASPFNALFMALHSDRNGCKTNLFTLYSEAKARGTSVREHEQGVPFLFYNWNKYVNRNNPEEIISREAYLELDIEQRKQYKGVHNREIRTLFNIDQTTLPYTDRELYEAVLERDGSAVERGYTEADERRLHVRFNDFVQKMRENLVPIRSDGSGVPHYETDRDAIYMPRQREFEHYHDYVQEALRQIVSATGHQQRLAREGMVMKNGMAPSEDAVKQEQLVTEIASGIKMLELGLPARLSEESLKTVEYWQRELKENPNMIDALESDVNNALEVIRKAERGEKIEYATLRNRHQTSNMREQLPKHYFVADEIRQHPNKDEKTIVLVIAPSTKSADVILPAGASPEVDNEIPGMNKARIERALRKEGIDKVRFFNPDGVWGYRPDDTYFAEKQVTLARLKNWSLEMLSTLDVSPAVRRANEVNFDRAEMIQDDKKRWALYIKPENQNGYSIYPDKEDVNRFFSTLKQAMDNIDKVRMELAHKYYALAEIQPDLKVDLFSTEEQDIDLNRIQRVSVFKTKQEGILCVATIDGKKLQPRSVTTQQWQRMWVAEDKAEYKRNLAATLFADVLRKRVTQEETAVEKQEKEATQRPVGEAVENRTKEETNETLSAHRKFWDELKEKHPDALQLIRVGKSYRLYNEDAARGAEILGIPLEKWTENPAKGITAVSEFPMHLIDTYLPKLVRAGERVAISNLPEELERTASVKKEAAPSATGYDAGQKVAEERQAEMAAEQEENEQRATIRR; encoded by the coding sequence ATGAAAGAGAAATCGACCATAGAAAAGAATGCCGAGGAAAGGCAGATAGTTTTGCTTTCCACGGCTTTAAGCGAAGCGTCGAACGCCGGAGGCCACTGGCTCAACGCATCGGGGAAGGGTTATCCGAGGCTTTACCCGAATGGCGTATCCGCCAGCCCGTTCAACGCATTGTTCATGGCATTGCACTCGGACAGAAACGGGTGCAAGACCAATCTGTTCACCCTTTACAGCGAAGCCAAGGCACGCGGCACATCGGTTCGGGAACACGAGCAGGGCGTACCTTTCCTTTTCTATAACTGGAACAAGTATGTCAACCGGAACAACCCGGAAGAGATCATCAGCCGGGAGGCTTACCTTGAATTGGACATAGAACAACGAAAACAGTACAAGGGAGTACACAACCGGGAGATACGCACGCTTTTCAACATCGACCAGACGACACTGCCCTATACGGACAGAGAGCTTTATGAAGCTGTTCTGGAACGGGACGGGAGTGCTGTGGAAAGAGGTTACACGGAAGCCGACGAACGCCGGTTGCACGTCCGCTTCAACGATTTCGTACAGAAAATGCGGGAGAATCTTGTCCCGATACGTTCGGACGGCAGCGGTGTCCCCCACTACGAGACGGATCGCGATGCAATCTATATGCCGCGCCAAAGGGAGTTCGAACATTATCACGATTACGTGCAGGAGGCTCTGCGGCAGATCGTCAGCGCCACCGGACACCAACAGCGTCTCGCACGGGAAGGTATGGTGATGAAAAACGGCATGGCCCCCTCGGAAGATGCCGTCAAGCAGGAACAGCTGGTCACGGAAATCGCTTCGGGAATCAAAATGTTGGAGTTGGGACTACCGGCCCGGTTGTCAGAGGAAAGCCTCAAAACGGTGGAATACTGGCAGCGGGAACTCAAGGAGAATCCCAATATGATAGACGCTCTCGAAAGCGATGTGAACAATGCGCTCGAAGTGATACGCAAAGCGGAACGGGGCGAAAAAATCGAATATGCCACCCTGCGGAACAGACATCAGACCTCGAACATGCGGGAACAACTGCCCAAGCATTATTTCGTGGCCGATGAAATCCGGCAGCACCCGAACAAGGACGAAAAAACCATCGTTCTTGTCATCGCTCCCTCCACAAAATCGGCGGACGTGATACTTCCTGCCGGTGCTTCTCCGGAAGTGGACAACGAGATTCCCGGCATGAACAAAGCCCGTATCGAAAGGGCTTTGCGGAAGGAAGGTATCGACAAGGTGCGCTTTTTCAATCCCGACGGCGTATGGGGTTACAGACCTGACGACACATACTTTGCCGAGAAACAGGTAACGCTGGCCCGATTGAAAAACTGGTCGCTGGAAATGCTCTCCACGCTGGATGTGTCCCCTGCAGTCAGACGGGCGAACGAAGTGAATTTCGACCGGGCGGAGATGATTCAGGACGACAAGAAGCGATGGGCGCTGTACATAAAGCCCGAAAACCAGAACGGTTACAGCATATACCCGGACAAGGAGGACGTGAACCGTTTCTTCTCCACGCTCAAGCAGGCGATGGACAACATCGACAAGGTGCGTATGGAATTGGCGCATAAGTATTATGCCCTTGCGGAAATCCAGCCCGACCTCAAAGTGGACTTGTTCAGCACCGAAGAGCAGGACATCGACCTGAACCGCATTCAGCGGGTATCTGTATTCAAGACCAAACAGGAAGGCATTTTATGTGTCGCAACCATCGACGGGAAGAAGCTGCAACCCCGAAGCGTCACTACGCAACAATGGCAGCGCATGTGGGTAGCGGAAGATAAGGCCGAGTACAAACGGAATCTGGCGGCCACGCTTTTCGCCGATGTGCTACGCAAAAGGGTGACGCAGGAAGAGACTGCCGTAGAGAAACAGGAAAAGGAAGCTACACAGCGACCGGTCGGCGAAGCGGTGGAAAACCGCACGAAGGAAGAAACAAACGAGACACTTTCCGCACATCGAAAATTCTGGGACGAACTCAAAGAGAAACACCCTGACGCCCTGCAACTGATCCGTGTGGGGAAGAGTTACCGGCTATACAACGAAGATGCGGCAAGGGGTGCGGAGATTTTGGGCATTCCACTGGAAAAATGGACAGAAAACCCAGCCAAGGGAATTACGGCGGTGTCCGAATTTCCGATGCATTTGATCGACACGTATCTGCCCAAACTTGTCAGAGCGGGCGAACGTGTTGCCATCAGCAACCTGCCGGAAGAGTTGGAACGTACAGCCAGTGTGAAGAAAGAAGCCGCCCCTTCCGCAACGGGTTATGATGCCGGACAAAAGGTAGCGGAAGAAAGGCAGGCGGAGATGGCTGCCGAACAAGAGGAAAACGAACAACGAGCGACAATCAGGAGATAA
- a CDS encoding PcfK-like family protein yields MKGTERFKQTVKEYLDGRAQTDELFAVSYAKENKNLDDCITFILNQVKASGCCGMTDDEVWSLAIHYYDEDNIDVGKPISCGIVVNHKVELTDEEKAQARKDAIKAYQEEEIRKMQQRNSRPKPAAKTQTSQSELSLFDF; encoded by the coding sequence ATGAAAGGAACAGAGCGTTTCAAACAGACCGTCAAAGAATATTTGGACGGCAGGGCGCAAACGGACGAACTTTTTGCCGTGTCATACGCCAAAGAGAATAAGAATTTGGACGACTGCATTACGTTCATTCTCAATCAGGTAAAAGCCAGTGGCTGTTGCGGCATGACCGACGACGAAGTATGGTCGCTCGCCATACACTACTACGACGAGGATAATATCGACGTGGGCAAACCTATCAGTTGCGGTATTGTAGTCAATCACAAGGTGGAATTGACCGACGAGGAAAAGGCGCAGGCGAGAAAGGACGCGATTAAAGCCTATCAGGAAGAAGAAATACGCAAAATGCAGCAACGCAACAGCCGACCCAAACCCGCAGCCAAGACACAGACAAGCCAGTCGGAACTCTCTCTCTTTGATTTTTGA